A stretch of Apostichopus japonicus isolate 1M-3 chromosome 9, ASM3797524v1, whole genome shotgun sequence DNA encodes these proteins:
- the LOC139974491 gene encoding uncharacterized protein, producing the protein MLCIVRFTAFAVILLISLTTKSAVSQELNARQTPLEDIDSKIPQSYFFYRESEFPVDCYDVMHQCSSSVDSGVYLIKPPGYQEPFEVYCDNSLENGGWTVLQRRLDGSIDFNRKWEEYGAGFGFLSNEFWLGNDRIAYLTNQRTYQLRIEMTKADGSMFNLSYDDFRISDGYSNYKLVSVGQANLTSDVPITLCPTNKVFGNCTCEGTCSDPDGCTNSCSSGSTRCVCPPGYLMDGDTCQPIQECGCYLSGANGGRGKVLPEGEEYIAPNCQSRCSCSNGQLDCDGSYQCHPKAICEERDDLLQCYCNAGYTGNGLLCTRLVPPSDCQEIYESGERDNGIFQIKPTSWTGSPFDVYCNMTDEGGWTVFQRHIDGSQDFFLYWDNYKQGFGSLTNNFWLGNDKIYSFTNQRRYQLRVDLINSNGVPYFAKYDFFRINDENDNYRLQLGSYRSESNAGDSLTYHQNRPFTTRDRDNDAWGSNCAKDYGNN; encoded by the exons ATGTTGTGTATTGTTCGTTTTACGGCCTTTGCCGTAATTTTACTTATTTCGTTGACAACGAAGAGCGCTGTCTCACAAGAACTG AATGCCCGACAAACTCCCCTCGAGGATATAGACAGCAAAATTCCAC AGTCCTATTTCTTTTACCGTGAATCCGAGTTTCCCGTAGACTGTTACGATGTTATGCACCAATGTTCGTCCTCTGTCGACAGCGGCGTCTACCTCATCAAACCCCCTGGTTATCAGGAACCATTTGAAGTTTACTGCGATAATAGCTTAGAAaatggtggatggacg GTACTGCAACGTCGACTGGATGGATCAATTGACTTTAATCGAAAATGGGAGGAATATGGGGCTGGATTTGGATTTCTCTCAAATGAgttttggcttggaaatgataGAATTGCATATCTAACAAACCAGAGAACTTACCAACTCCGAATTGAAATGACGAAAGCAGATGGCTCCATGTTTAATTTGTCATACGACGACTTTCGCATCAGTGACGGCTACAGTAACTATAAACTCGTCAGTGTCGGACAGGCTAATCTAACGTCAG ACGTCCCTATCACTTTGTGTCCAACCAACAAAGTGTTTGGCAACTGTACTTGTGAGGGCACTTGTTCTGACCCAGACGGTTGCACTAATTCCTGCAGTAGTGGATCAACAAGATGTGTTTGTCCTCCTGGTTACCTGATGGACGGTGATACTTGTCAACCCATACAAGAGTGTGGATGTTACCTCTCTGGGGCCAATGGTGGCAGGGGAAAAGTTTTGCCG GAGGGAGAGGAGTACATTGCTCCCAATTGTCAGAGCAGATGTTCCTGCAGTAATGGTCAGTTAGATTGCGATGGCAGCTATCAGTGCCACCCTAAAGCAATCTGTGAAGAAAGAGACGATCTCTTGCAGTGTTACTGTAATGCAGGGTACACGGGAAATGGTTTATTATGTACAAGACTAGTACCACCGTCAGACTGCCAAGAAATATACGAAAGTGGAGAGAGAGATAATGGTATTTTCCAAATCAAGCCAACCTCTTGGACTGGTTCGCCTTTCGACGTATACTGTAACATGACGGATGAAGGAGGTTGGACG GTTTTTCAGCGTCATATTGACGGATCTCAAGATTTCTTCCTATACTGGGATAATTACAAGCAAGGTTTCGGTAGTCTTACCAACAACTTCTGGTTAGGCAATGACAAGATATACAGCTTCACGAACCAACGACGTTATCAACTGAGAGTAGATTTAATAAATAGCAATGGGGTGCCTTATTTTGCTAAATACGACTTTTTTCGTATCAACGACGAAAATGACAACTACAGACTCCAACTGGGTAGTTATCGGTCCGAAAGCAATGCAG GAGACAGTCTTACTTATCATCAAAACCGACCATTCACCACACGTGACCGTGACAACGATGCTTGGGGTAGCAACTGTGCAAAGGATTATGGTAATAACTAA
- the LOC139974493 gene encoding fibrinogen-like protein A: MTNADGSMFNLSYDDFRISDGYSNYKLASVGQANLTSDVPITVCPTNKVFGNCTCEGSCSDPDGCTTSCSSGSTTCVCPSGYLMDGDTCQPIQECGCYLSGANDGRGKVLPEGEEYITPNCQSRCSCSNGQLDCDDSYQCHPNAICEERDDLLQCYCNTGYTGNGMLCTRLVPPSDCQEIYESGERDNGIYQIKPTSWAGSPFDVYCNMTDEGSWTVFQRHIDGSQDFFLYWDNYKQGFGSLTNNFWLGNDKIYSFTNQRRYQLRVDLVNSNGLPYFAKYDFFRINDENDNYRLQLGSYRSESNAGDSLTYHHNRPFTTRNRDNDAWSSNCATDCYYYYYYCNGAWWYGNCAHSSLNSPYGQNSFYWYHLPSGNKNIKFSEMKLLPV; encoded by the exons ATGACAAATGCAGATGGCTCCATGTTTAATTTGTCATACGACGACTTTCGCATCAGTGACGGCTACAGTAACTATAAACTCGCCAGTGTCGGACAGGCTAATCTAACGTCAG ACGTCCCTATCACTGTGTGTCCAACCAACAAAGTGTTCGGCAACTGTACTTGTGAGGGCTCTTGTTCTGACCCAGACGGTTGCACTACTTCCTGCAGTAGTGGATCAACAACATGTGTTTGCCCTTCTGGTTACCTGATGGACGGTGATACTTGTCAACCCATACAAGAGTGTGGATGTTACCTCTCCGGTGCCAACGATGGCAGGGGAAAAGTTTTGCCG GAGGGAGAGGAATACATTACTCCTAATTGTCAGAGCAGATGTTCCTGCAGTAATGGTCAGTTAGATTGCGATGACAGCTATCAGTGCCACCCTAACGCAATCTGTGAAGAAAGAGACGATCTCTTGCAGTGTTACTGTAATACAGGGTACACGGGAAACGGTATGTTATGTACAAGGCTAGTACCACCGTCAGACTGCCAAGAAATATACGAAAGTGGCGAGAGAGATAATGGTATTTACCAAATCAAGCCAACCTCTTGGGCTGGTTCGCCTTTCGACGTTTACTGTAACATGACAGATGAAGGAAGTTGGACG GTTTTCCAGCGTCATATTGACGGGTCTCAAGATTTCTTCCTATACTGGGATAATTACAAGCAAGGTTTCGGTAGTCTTACCAACAACTTCTGGTTAGGCAATGACAAGATATACAGCTTCACGAACCAACGACGTTATCAACTGAGAGTAGATTTAGTAAATAGCAACGGGCTGCCTTATTTTGCTAAATACGACTTTTTTCGCATCAACGACGAAAATGACAACTACAGACTCCAACTTGGTAGTTATCGGTCCGAAAGCAATGCAG GAGACAGTCTTACGTATCATCACAACCGACCGTTTACCACACGTAACCGTGACAACGATGCTTGGTCTAGCAACTGTGCAAcggattgttattattattattattattgtaacggtGCTTGGTGGTACGGTAATTGTGCTCACTCGTCTCTCAACTCACCATATGGCCAGAACAGTTTCTATTGGTACCATCTACCTTCCGGTaataaaaacatcaaatttTCCGAGATGAAACTACTTCCGGTATGA